From the genome of Strigops habroptila isolate Jane chromosome 17, bStrHab1.2.pri, whole genome shotgun sequence, one region includes:
- the OAF gene encoding out at first protein homolog: MRGPRHRLPALPALLWLALAPLPGTPGPAARAELRVRVRLPGGQVTEESLQADSGSDCITLELRTADGALVTLTADFRQEVKIFRALILGELERGQSQFQALCFITRLHRNEIIPSESMVKLRQKNPRAVRQAEEVRGLEHLSMDVAVNFSKGAQLSSHIHNVCAEAKEAIYTREEDVKFWLEKGVDGSMFEVLPQTSDLPDLQRCKLCADRWKPCICSYTLSIEWYPCMLKYCKSRDAGGKVSSYKCGIRSCQKGYTFDYYVPQKQLCLWDEET; the protein is encoded by the exons aTGCGCGGCCCGCGGCACCGGCTGCCGGCGCTGCCCGCGCTGCTGTGGCTGGCGCTGGCCCCGCTGCCCGGCacgcccggccccgcggcgaGGGCTGAGCTGCGGGTGCGGGTGCGGCTGCCCGGCGGGCAGGTGACGGAGGAGAGCCTGCAGGCCGACAGCGGCTCCGACTGCATCACCCTGGAGCTGCGCACGGCTGACGGCGCCCTCGTCACCCTCACCGCCGACTTCAGACAG GAGGTGAAGATCTTCCGTGCCTTAATCCTGGGGGAGCTGGAGAGGGGTCAGAGCCAGTTCCAAGCGCTCTGCTTCATCACACGGCTTCACCGCAACGAGATCATCCCCAGTGAGTCTATGGTAAAGCTGCGGCAG AAGAATCCCAGGGCAGTGCGGCAGGCTGAGGAGGTGCGGGGCCTGGAGCATCTCAGCATGGATGTAGCTGTCAACTTCAGCAAGGGGGCCCAGCTGAGCTCTCACATCCACAATGTCTGTGCAGAAGCCAAAGAAGCAATTTACACCCGAGAAGAAGATGTCAAATTTTGGCTGGAGAAAG GGGTGGATGGCTCCATGTTTGAAGTCCTGCCACAGACATCGGATCTGCCTGACCTGCAGCGCTGCAAGCTGTGTGCAGACCGCTGGAAGCCCTGCATTTGCAGCTACACACTGAGCATCGAGTGGTACCCATGCATGCTGAAGTACTGCAAGAGTCGTGATGCTGGGGGCAAGGTTTCTTCTTATAAATGTGGTATCCGCAGCTGTCAGAAGGGCTACACCTTTGATTACTATGTGCCACAGAAGCAGCTATGTCTCTGGGACGAGGAGACTTAG